CGCACGGCGAGGTTATGATCTGCGCCGCGCAGGAGGAACCCGGCGCAGGTGCGAGGAGTTTCCATGCCCGCTTCGTGGCAACTGAAGACGCGGTCTGACATGTCGTAGCTCGTGCTGGCGGAGTGACGGAACGCCTCGGCGGGGAACTCTCCCGTGGCGTCGACGCGCCAGGGGCAGCGGGGGCATGGGCGCTGCATGTGTGGCCGGGTGGCGCCGCCAACCACGGTGACAACCTGATGGTTGTCTCCGGCGGGCCGGACTGCCGTCACCTGACCTTTCGCGCTGCTCATGCGGCCGCCTCGATGCTCGGGGCGGGCTGGGGGTGGTTGAGCATGAACGCCTCGTGGTCCCGGAAGGTGCTGTCGACGAGTTCGCTCAGGGCGATCAGGTGGCGTCCAGGGCGCGTGAGCCACTGGCCGCGCAGGTACAGTTGCGCGCGGGCGCTGGGGGCGTAGGCGTGCGTGGTGCCGCGTCCGGTGCTCACGTGGCGCTGCAGCGCGGTGGGCGGCACGTGCCGGACCAGCCCGGCGAGGCGTGCCTGGTACAGCGTGACGCTCGCGAGGTTCACGTCCACGCCCAGCGCCACGGCGACCTGCTGGGCGCTCAGGGCGCTGAACGTCCCGAGGACCGCCAGGATGCGGGCGCGGGTGGGACTGACAGCCCAGCGGTTCACGCGCGCCGCCCGGGGGCCGTGACGTACAGGGCGTACGCGACGGCCAGCAGCAGCATGCCGGTCAGGGTGCAGGGGACCAGGGGGCGCAGCGCCGCCCACGTGAGCGCGGTGGTGTCGAGCGTGTCGCACACGGCGTACAGCAG
The Deinococcus grandis genome window above contains:
- a CDS encoding DUF6283 family protein yields the protein MSSAKGQVTAVRPAGDNHQVVTVVGGATRPHMQRPCPRCPWRVDATGEFPAEAFRHSASTSYDMSDRVFSCHEAGMETPRTCAGFLLRGADHNLAVRLGTLSGRYDLTSVSDGGHELHASYRAMAVANGVSPSDPILAPCRSGQDGTL